One genomic region from Accipiter gentilis chromosome Z, bAccGen1.1, whole genome shotgun sequence encodes:
- the CARTPT gene encoding cocaine- and amphetamine-regulated transcript protein, with translation MESCRALALCAVAAALLLGARGQGPTPPRRARDLGPPGGGGGGGGGGGASREKELIEALQEVLEKLKSKRVPHYEKKFGQVPMCDAGEQCAVRKGARIGKLCDCPRGTSCNSFLLKCL, from the exons ATGGAGAGCTGCCGGGCGCTGGCGCTCTGCGCCGTGGCGGCCGCGCTGCTGCTGGGcgcccgcgggcaggggccgaccccgccgcgccgcgcccgcgacctggggccccccggcggcggcggcggcggcggcggcggcggcggcgcctctcgagagaaggagctg ATCGAGGCgctgcaggaggtgctggagAAGCTCAAGAGCAAGCGGGTCCCGCACTACGAGAAGAAGTTCGGGCAGGTGCCCATG TGCGACGCCGGGGAGCAGTGCGCCGTGAGGAAGGGGGCCCGCATCGGGAAGCTCTGCGACTGCCCGCGGGGGACTTCGTGcaattccttcctcctcaagtGCCTGTAA